One genomic segment of Agromyces intestinalis includes these proteins:
- a CDS encoding NAD(P)-dependent oxidoreductase, protein MATIGWIGLGHMGGPMSAHLVEAGHEVRGFDLDPVANDLAEANGVVVVDSIDDAVADADAVFTSLPRNEHVREVYAGAGGIWASAPVTALLLDTSTVDVETSRWCHDESAARGFAFVDAPISGGVGGAASASLTFMLGGDPAAVAAARPLVEPMAGHVFDLGGPTLGIAAKLANNLMLFVSLLGVAEGAALAASLGLDARRFFDVASVSSGESWPLRTWYPAPGVVDSSPANRNYAATFSTALAEKDLSFALAAGEASGLDLPAAATALGQFRELIAEGYGGLDCSLVAKHPSPDGSVAGFDPGA, encoded by the coding sequence ATGGCGACCATCGGATGGATCGGATTGGGGCACATGGGCGGGCCGATGTCGGCCCACCTCGTCGAGGCGGGACACGAGGTGCGCGGGTTCGACCTCGACCCCGTCGCCAACGATCTCGCCGAGGCGAACGGCGTCGTCGTCGTCGACAGCATCGACGACGCGGTCGCCGATGCCGATGCCGTGTTCACCTCGCTGCCGCGCAACGAGCACGTGCGGGAGGTTTACGCCGGCGCGGGCGGCATCTGGGCGTCGGCTCCGGTGACCGCGCTGCTGCTGGACACCTCGACCGTCGACGTCGAGACCTCGCGGTGGTGCCACGACGAGTCGGCCGCGCGCGGCTTCGCGTTCGTGGACGCGCCGATCTCGGGCGGCGTGGGCGGAGCGGCATCCGCCTCGCTGACCTTCATGCTCGGCGGCGACCCCGCCGCGGTCGCCGCCGCCCGCCCGCTCGTCGAACCCATGGCGGGGCACGTGTTCGACCTCGGCGGGCCGACGCTGGGGATCGCGGCGAAGCTCGCGAACAACCTGATGCTGTTCGTGTCGCTGCTCGGCGTCGCCGAGGGTGCGGCGCTCGCCGCCTCGCTCGGGCTCGACGCGCGCCGGTTCTTCGACGTGGCATCGGTGTCGTCGGGGGAGTCGTGGCCGTTGCGCACCTGGTACCCCGCGCCCGGCGTCGTCGACTCGAGCCCCGCGAACCGCAACTACGCCGCGACGTTCTCGACGGCGCTCGCCGAGAAGGACCTCTCGTTCGCGCTGGCGGCGGGCGAGGCATCCGGGCTCGATCTGCCCGCCGCGGCGACCGCGCTCGGCCAGTTCCGCGAGCTCATCGCCGAGGGGTACGGCGGGCTCGACTGCAGCCTGGTGGCGAAGCATCCGTCTCCGGATGGGAGCGTTGCGGGGTTCGACCCGGGGGCATGA
- a CDS encoding cation diffusion facilitator family transporter: MTIETTKADAPSESLITVLVAFGANALIAIAKTIAAVLTGSASMVAETAHSWADTGNEVFLYVAERRSKRRADTMHPFGYGKEAYVWSMFAAFGLFTVGAVVSVWHGFSELADPEPAGDFGIAYAVLGISALLEGISFLRSVRQARRDARERHTDTLRHIVDSSNPTLRAVFFEDAAALIGLALAFSGILLHQLTGSAVFDAIGSILVGVLLGVVAILLIGRNRDFLVGVMIDPRARDAVLREVLADPRIDRVTKLHIEFIGPSSVLVIAAIDLAGDHAEHDVAAVLHDLEVGILAHDRVGAVVLTLSAPDDPALVPEP; the protein is encoded by the coding sequence ATGACGATCGAAACGACCAAGGCGGATGCTCCGAGCGAAAGCCTGATCACGGTGCTCGTCGCGTTCGGGGCGAACGCACTCATCGCGATCGCCAAGACCATCGCCGCGGTGCTCACCGGGTCGGCGTCCATGGTCGCCGAGACCGCGCATTCGTGGGCCGACACCGGCAACGAAGTGTTCCTCTACGTCGCCGAGCGGCGGTCGAAGCGGCGCGCCGACACCATGCACCCGTTCGGCTACGGCAAGGAGGCGTACGTCTGGTCGATGTTCGCTGCGTTCGGGCTGTTCACCGTCGGCGCGGTCGTGTCGGTCTGGCACGGCTTCTCGGAACTCGCCGACCCCGAACCGGCCGGCGACTTCGGCATCGCGTACGCCGTGCTCGGGATCTCGGCATTGCTCGAGGGCATCTCGTTCCTGCGCTCGGTGCGGCAGGCGCGCCGCGACGCGCGCGAGCGCCACACCGACACCCTGCGGCACATCGTGGATAGCTCGAACCCGACCCTGCGTGCCGTGTTCTTCGAAGACGCCGCCGCCCTCATCGGCCTCGCCCTCGCGTTCAGCGGCATCCTGCTGCACCAGCTCACGGGGTCGGCCGTGTTCGACGCGATCGGCTCCATCCTCGTCGGCGTGCTGCTCGGCGTCGTCGCGATCCTGCTCATCGGGCGCAACCGCGACTTCCTCGTCGGCGTGATGATCGACCCGCGCGCTCGCGATGCGGTGCTGCGCGAGGTGCTCGCCGATCCGCGGATCGACCGAGTGACGAAGCTGCACATCGAGTTCATCGGTCCGTCGTCGGTGCTCGTGATCGCGGCGATCGACCTCGCCGGCGACCACGCCGAGCATGATGTCGCCGCCGTGCTGCATGACCTCGAGGTGGGTATCCTCGCGCACGATCGGGTCGGCGCGGTGGTGCTCACGCTGTCGGCGCCCGATGACCCGGCACTCGTGCCCGAGCCGTAG
- a CDS encoding TIM barrel protein, whose amino-acid sequence MIRLANAPVSYGVFGLSRPDLVPLPDGEQLAAWVAEAGYEGIDLGPIGLLGDADSIAANLGAHRLGLAGGWVDLPFGAGDDAAFEASLEGLDAALAIFRAAAEADPERAPKPTIADSGSAERNARPGGGADLELSDAAWRRFADRVGVVAARVRAAGLEPTFHHHACTYVETPHEIERFLADTDVDLTFDTGHLLIGGGDPVADFGRWRSRINHVHLKDADRSVLARAAGSADPLHEVWEQRMFVRLGDGDLAVDRIVDEIVASGFDGWLVVEQDVILQDAADVDRARQDQIDNRERLRRWFA is encoded by the coding sequence GTGATCCGACTTGCGAATGCGCCCGTCAGCTATGGCGTCTTCGGTCTGTCCCGGCCCGACCTCGTGCCGCTGCCCGATGGCGAGCAGCTCGCCGCATGGGTCGCCGAGGCCGGCTACGAGGGCATCGATCTCGGGCCGATCGGCCTGCTGGGCGACGCCGACTCGATCGCGGCGAACCTCGGGGCGCACCGGCTCGGGCTGGCCGGGGGATGGGTCGACTTGCCGTTCGGTGCCGGTGACGATGCCGCGTTCGAGGCATCCCTCGAGGGGCTCGACGCGGCGCTCGCGATCTTCCGCGCCGCGGCCGAAGCCGATCCCGAGCGCGCGCCGAAGCCCACGATCGCCGACTCGGGTTCGGCCGAGCGCAACGCGCGGCCGGGCGGCGGCGCGGATCTCGAGCTGTCGGATGCCGCGTGGCGGCGTTTCGCCGATCGCGTCGGCGTCGTGGCGGCGCGCGTGCGCGCCGCGGGCCTGGAGCCCACGTTCCACCACCACGCGTGCACCTACGTCGAGACCCCGCACGAGATCGAGCGCTTCCTCGCCGATACCGACGTCGACCTGACCTTCGACACCGGGCACCTGCTCATCGGCGGCGGCGACCCGGTGGCCGACTTCGGCCGGTGGCGGTCGCGCATCAACCACGTGCACCTGAAGGACGCCGACCGGTCGGTGCTCGCACGTGCGGCCGGCTCCGCCGACCCGCTGCACGAGGTGTGGGAGCAGCGCATGTTCGTGCGCCTCGGCGACGGCGATCTCGCGGTCGACCGGATCGTCGACGAGATCGTCGCGTCGGGGTTCGACGGATGGCTCGTGGTCGAGCAGGACGTCATCCTGCAGGATGCGGCCGACGTCGACCGCGCCCGCCAGGACCAGATCGACAACCGCGAGCGCCTGCGTCGGTGGTTCGCATGA
- a CDS encoding MarR family winged helix-turn-helix transcriptional regulator, which translates to MASEASAQPEASAPEASDPVDLLALENQVCFALAVASRGVIGLYRPILEPLGLTHPQYLVMLALWQRSPRTVRDLGEALQLEPATLSPLLKRLETQGYVTRTRSPRDERALDVALTDSGRALREQALRIPPQVVDRLGMSLDELGALRDRLTDVIAAVQRAG; encoded by the coding sequence ATGGCATCCGAGGCATCCGCGCAGCCCGAGGCATCCGCGCCCGAAGCATCCGATCCTGTCGACCTGCTCGCCCTCGAGAACCAGGTGTGCTTCGCGCTCGCCGTCGCATCCCGCGGAGTGATCGGCCTCTACCGCCCGATCCTCGAGCCGCTCGGCCTCACCCACCCGCAATACCTCGTGATGCTCGCGCTCTGGCAGCGCAGCCCCCGCACCGTGCGCGACCTCGGCGAGGCGCTGCAGCTCGAACCGGCCACCCTCTCGCCACTGCTGAAGCGCCTCGAGACGCAGGGGTACGTCACGCGCACCCGCAGCCCGCGCGACGAGCGCGCACTCGACGTGGCGCTCACCGACTCGGGTCGCGCCCTGCGCGAGCAGGCGCTGCGGATCCCGCCGCAAGTCGTCGACCGGCTCGGCATGAGTCTCGACGAACTCGGCGCGCTGCGCGACCGGCTCACCGACGTGATCGCGGCGGTGCAGCGGGCGGGCTGA
- a CDS encoding DNA/RNA non-specific endonuclease, with protein sequence MGFDARFLGVQAAMPHIETDASGSPSTVELDYLHFTVVLDPVRRLARVTGVNVDGAALVDLARGDDWRLDGRIPADWQAGPEIYARNDLDRGHLVRRRDPVWGPPQVAARANADTFHYPNAAPQASGFNQSAELWLGLEDHVLAFADVNNLRLSVFTAPFLDPDDPPYRGIRVPLRFWKVVAWVRDETLATAGFVVDQTPLVDVERGARAEASGASDAPDLGPFRTFQVPVADIAALAGLVMPALIEADRMPRTVAAAGWKRVREPGDLLL encoded by the coding sequence ATGGGATTCGACGCGCGGTTCCTCGGGGTGCAGGCGGCGATGCCGCACATCGAGACGGATGCATCGGGGTCGCCCTCGACCGTCGAGCTCGACTATCTGCACTTCACGGTCGTGCTCGATCCGGTGCGGCGGCTCGCGCGCGTGACGGGCGTCAACGTCGACGGCGCGGCGCTCGTCGACCTCGCGCGCGGTGACGACTGGCGGCTCGACGGCCGCATCCCCGCCGACTGGCAGGCCGGGCCCGAGATCTACGCGCGCAACGACCTCGACCGGGGCCATCTCGTGCGTCGTCGCGACCCGGTCTGGGGTCCGCCGCAGGTCGCGGCGCGGGCGAACGCCGACACGTTCCACTACCCGAACGCGGCACCGCAGGCGTCGGGCTTCAACCAGTCGGCCGAACTGTGGCTCGGGCTCGAAGACCACGTGCTCGCCTTCGCCGACGTCAACAACCTGCGGCTCTCGGTGTTCACGGCGCCGTTCCTCGACCCCGACGACCCGCCGTACCGCGGCATCCGGGTGCCGTTGCGGTTCTGGAAGGTGGTCGCGTGGGTGCGCGACGAGACACTCGCGACCGCCGGGTTCGTGGTCGACCAGACCCCGCTCGTCGACGTCGAGCGCGGTGCCAGGGCCGAGGCATCCGGAGCATCCGACGCACCCGACCTCGGGCCGTTCCGCACGTTCCAGGTGCCGGTCGCCGACATCGCGGCACTCGCAGGGCTCGTGATGCCCGCGCTCATCGAAGCCGACCGGATGCCTCGCACCGTCGCTGCGGCCGGGTGGAAGCGCGTGCGCGAGCCCGGAGACCTGCTGCTGTAG
- a CDS encoding Gfo/Idh/MocA family protein, with amino-acid sequence MSGTSQTGAPRVAIAVIGLGGISQSVHLPLIRRNRDLVELTAVVDLSAARAAEFAREAGVGVQGFSSLDALLAARDAGDVRVDGAVLATSGSHAGDVGRLLDAGIRVLAEKPLAFSLGEIEELEASAARRGADLAAELRVGYMKEYDPATRAAADLLAGVELRAVTVEVLHPADGAQLAFARLAPPPTDIPGDVASELADRTAAIVERAIGAAPDPLPRLYTNVVLGSVIHDIALLRRLVGGIGTVERAQQWGGFPGSLSLGGRLAAYAEVPWSIDWHFIPDYPEYRETVTFHHATGTVSLRFAVPYVLNAPTVLTVAERVEPLGSRRSETEWMQEEAFEHELRSFAALVAGHPGVPGSASSAAEAADDLRVGQRMLRRLADSMGAPIAAESEAATDRESPPTHP; translated from the coding sequence ATGAGCGGAACGTCGCAGACCGGGGCACCGCGGGTCGCGATCGCCGTCATCGGGCTCGGCGGCATCAGCCAGAGCGTGCACCTGCCGCTCATCCGCCGCAATCGCGACCTGGTCGAGCTCACGGCGGTGGTCGACCTCTCGGCGGCGCGCGCGGCCGAGTTCGCCCGCGAAGCGGGCGTGGGGGTGCAGGGGTTCTCGTCGCTCGACGCGCTCCTCGCGGCCCGGGACGCCGGCGACGTGCGGGTCGACGGCGCGGTGCTGGCGACCTCGGGCTCGCACGCGGGCGATGTGGGCCGGCTGCTCGATGCGGGCATCCGCGTGCTCGCCGAGAAGCCGCTCGCCTTCTCGCTCGGCGAGATCGAGGAGCTCGAGGCATCCGCCGCCCGTCGCGGAGCCGACCTCGCCGCCGAGCTGCGCGTCGGCTACATGAAGGAGTACGACCCGGCGACCCGCGCGGCCGCCGACCTGCTCGCCGGCGTCGAGCTGCGCGCGGTCACCGTGGAGGTGCTGCACCCGGCCGACGGCGCGCAGCTCGCGTTCGCGCGCCTGGCGCCGCCGCCGACGGACATCCCCGGCGACGTGGCATCCGAGCTCGCCGACCGCACCGCCGCCATCGTCGAGCGCGCGATCGGCGCGGCACCCGACCCCCTGCCCAGGCTGTACACGAACGTCGTGCTGGGTTCGGTCATCCACGACATCGCGCTGCTGCGCCGCCTCGTCGGCGGCATCGGCACGGTCGAGCGCGCGCAGCAGTGGGGCGGATTCCCCGGCTCGCTGTCGCTCGGCGGCCGCCTCGCCGCGTACGCCGAGGTGCCGTGGTCGATCGACTGGCACTTCATCCCCGACTATCCCGAGTACCGCGAGACCGTCACCTTCCACCACGCGACCGGCACGGTGTCGCTGCGCTTCGCCGTGCCGTACGTGCTCAACGCGCCCACCGTGCTGACCGTCGCCGAGCGGGTCGAACCGCTCGGCAGCCGCCGGTCCGAGACCGAGTGGATGCAGGAGGAGGCGTTCGAGCACGAGCTGCGGTCGTTCGCGGCGCTCGTCGCGGGGCATCCGGGGGTTCCGGGCAGTGCGTCGTCAGCGGCCGAGGCCGCCGACGATCTGCGGGTCGGCCAGCGGATGCTCCGCCGCCTCGCCGACTCGATGGGCGCGCCGATCGCGGCGGAGAGCGAAGCCGCGACCGACCGCGAGAGCCCGCCGACCCACCCCTGA